A stretch of the Lactuca sativa cultivar Salinas chromosome 9, Lsat_Salinas_v11, whole genome shotgun sequence genome encodes the following:
- the LOC111885577 gene encoding phosphatidylinositol/phosphatidylcholine transfer protein SFH9 isoform X1, with protein sequence MPAVRYDLGKFEEEKRRIRVRCLKKKALVASSRLSNSLRKRRVSNCQFAHISIDDVRDEEEEKAVNAFRQVLIEKDLLPFCHDDYHTLLRFLKARKFDLHKAVNMWADMLNWRKEYGADSITQDFIYEEYEEVQGYYPHGYHGVDKEGRPVYIERLGKVEPSKLMSVTTVERFLRYHVQGFEKAFAEKFPACSVSARRHIDSFTTILDVHGMNWMSFGKVANDLVMRMQKIDGDNYPETLHQMFIVNAGSGFKLLWNTAKGFLDPRTTAKINVLGNKYQNKLLEVIDSSQLPDFLGGTCSCPNEGGCLRSDKGPWHDLELMKVVNNGDLRRSCSYYEDVDLEVKSIVSETPSSKFSDDLVSNSGFDRSTSLSHKDYINNLVSNSPRFERIVSSTQIDIVPSTDDLIQRRSIKNVVDFTYKVVGCIFFLVEFGKFLVGFIIKKWFNWQDKHKPRYVDDLSPQKEDFLQPFEEKLKQLEELVLVLSSKPSKIPQEKDEILVESLNRIRSMEYDLQKTKKALFATASKQMELEESLETLREGAITIYPIIVMLSKYKATFTSMTR encoded by the exons ATGCCAG CAGTAAGATATGATTTGGGGAAATTTgaggaagagaagagaaggattaGGGTTCGATGTTTGAAGAAAAAAGCTCTGGTTGCTTCATCAAGGTTGTCAAACTCCCTCAGAAAACGACGGGTTTCTAATTGCCAATTTGCACACATTTCGATTGATGATGTTCGAGATGAGGAGGAAGAGAAGGCCGTTAATGCATTCCGGCAGGTCTTGATTGAGAAAGATTTGCTTCCATTTTGTCATGATGATTACCACACTTTATTGAG ATTCTTGAAGGCAAGAAAGTTTGACCTTCATAAAGCAGTCAACATGTGGGCAGATATGCTCAACTGGCGAAAAGAATATGGTGCAGACTCCATCACACAG GATTTCATTTATGAAGAGTATGAAGAGGTTCAAGGGTATTATCCTCATGGTTATCATGGTGTGGATAAAGAGGGAAGGCCTGTTTATATTGAAAGACTTGGAAAAGTGGAACCGAGTAAGCTTATGAGTGTGACAACAGTGGAAAGGTTTTTAAGGTATCATGTACAAGGCTTTGAGAAAGCTTTTGCTGAAAAATTTCCAGCATGTTCTGTTTCAGCAAGAAGACATATCGATTCTTTCACCACAATATTGGATGTTCATGGCATG AACTGGATGAGTTTTGGAAAAGTTGCAAATGATTTGGTCATGCGTATGCAGAAAATAGATGGTGACAACTATCCTGAG ACATTGCATCAGATGTTCATAGTAAATGCTGGGAGTGGATTTAAATTACTATGGAATACAGCAAAAGGGTTTCTTGATCCAAGAACAACAGCAAAAATAAAC GTTCTTGGTAATAAATATCAGAATAAGTTGTTGGAAGTTATAGACTCAAG TCAATTACCCGATTTTCTTGGTGGGACATGTTCATGTCCAAATGAAGGTGGATGTCTTAGGTCAGATAAAGGACCTTGGCATGATTTAGAACTCATGAAG GTGGTCAACAATGGAGATTTGAGGAGAAGTTGTAGCTATTATGAGGATGTTGACTTAGAGGTCAAGTCAATTGTTTCAGAG ACACCAAGCAGTAAATTTTCAGATGATTTAGTATCTAATTCAGGATTCGATAGATCAACGTCTCTTAGCCACAAG GACTATATAAATAATCTTGTATCTAATAGCCCTAGATTTGAACGGATAGTTTCTAGTACTCAGATCGACATTGTTCCTTCAA CAGATGATTTGATACAAAGAAGAAGCATTAAAAATGTGGTTGATTTCACTTACAAAGTAGTAGGATGTATATTTTTTCTTGTTGAATTTGGGAAGTTTTTGGTgggatttataataaaaaaatggttCAATTGGCAAGATAAACATAAACCACGGTATGTGGATGATTTGAGTCCTCAAAAGGAGGACTTTTTGCAGCCATTTGAAGAGAAGTTGAAACAATTAGAAGAGTTGGTGTTAGTGCTTTCTAGCAAACCTTCTAAAATTCCTCAAGAGAAAGATGAAATTCTTGTTGAATCTTTGAATCGTATAAGGTCAATGGAGTATGACTTgcaaaagacaaagaaa GCCTTATTTGCTACGGCTTCAAAACAGATGGAGCTTGAGGAATCACTCGAGACTTTACGAGAGGGTGCCATAACA ATCTAcccaattatagtaatgttatccAAATACAAAGCAACTTTCACTTCTATGACTCGCTAG
- the LOC111885577 gene encoding phosphatidylinositol/phosphatidylcholine transfer protein SFH9 isoform X3 — MPAVRYDLGKFEEEKRRIRVRCLKKKALVASSRLSNSLRKRRVSNCQFAHISIDDVRDEEEEKAVNAFRQVLIEKDLLPFCHDDYHTLLRFLKARKFDLHKAVNMWADMLNWRKEYGADSITQDFIYEEYEEVQGYYPHGYHGVDKEGRPVYIERLGKVEPSKLMSVTTVERFLRYHVQGFEKAFAEKFPACSVSARRHIDSFTTILDVHGMNWMSFGKVANDLVMRMQKIDGDNYPETLHQMFIVNAGSGFKLLWNTAKGFLDPRTTAKINVLGNKYQNKLLEVIDSSQLPDFLGGTCSCPNEGGCLRSDKGPWHDLELMKVVNNGDLRRSCSYYEDVDLEVKSIVSETPSSKFSDDLVSNSGFDRSTSLSHKDYINNLVSNSPRFERIVSSTQIDIVPSNDLIQRRSIKNVVDFTYKVVGCIFFLVEFGKFLVGFIIKKWFNWQDKHKPRYVDDLSPQKEDFLQPFEEKLKQLEELVLVLSSKPSKIPQEKDEILVESLNRIRSMEYDLQKTKKALFATASKQMELEESLETLREGAITIYPIIVMLSKYKATFTSMTR, encoded by the exons ATGCCAG CAGTAAGATATGATTTGGGGAAATTTgaggaagagaagagaaggattaGGGTTCGATGTTTGAAGAAAAAAGCTCTGGTTGCTTCATCAAGGTTGTCAAACTCCCTCAGAAAACGACGGGTTTCTAATTGCCAATTTGCACACATTTCGATTGATGATGTTCGAGATGAGGAGGAAGAGAAGGCCGTTAATGCATTCCGGCAGGTCTTGATTGAGAAAGATTTGCTTCCATTTTGTCATGATGATTACCACACTTTATTGAG ATTCTTGAAGGCAAGAAAGTTTGACCTTCATAAAGCAGTCAACATGTGGGCAGATATGCTCAACTGGCGAAAAGAATATGGTGCAGACTCCATCACACAG GATTTCATTTATGAAGAGTATGAAGAGGTTCAAGGGTATTATCCTCATGGTTATCATGGTGTGGATAAAGAGGGAAGGCCTGTTTATATTGAAAGACTTGGAAAAGTGGAACCGAGTAAGCTTATGAGTGTGACAACAGTGGAAAGGTTTTTAAGGTATCATGTACAAGGCTTTGAGAAAGCTTTTGCTGAAAAATTTCCAGCATGTTCTGTTTCAGCAAGAAGACATATCGATTCTTTCACCACAATATTGGATGTTCATGGCATG AACTGGATGAGTTTTGGAAAAGTTGCAAATGATTTGGTCATGCGTATGCAGAAAATAGATGGTGACAACTATCCTGAG ACATTGCATCAGATGTTCATAGTAAATGCTGGGAGTGGATTTAAATTACTATGGAATACAGCAAAAGGGTTTCTTGATCCAAGAACAACAGCAAAAATAAAC GTTCTTGGTAATAAATATCAGAATAAGTTGTTGGAAGTTATAGACTCAAG TCAATTACCCGATTTTCTTGGTGGGACATGTTCATGTCCAAATGAAGGTGGATGTCTTAGGTCAGATAAAGGACCTTGGCATGATTTAGAACTCATGAAG GTGGTCAACAATGGAGATTTGAGGAGAAGTTGTAGCTATTATGAGGATGTTGACTTAGAGGTCAAGTCAATTGTTTCAGAG ACACCAAGCAGTAAATTTTCAGATGATTTAGTATCTAATTCAGGATTCGATAGATCAACGTCTCTTAGCCACAAG GACTATATAAATAATCTTGTATCTAATAGCCCTAGATTTGAACGGATAGTTTCTAGTACTCAGATCGACATTGTTCCTTCAA ATGATTTGATACAAAGAAGAAGCATTAAAAATGTGGTTGATTTCACTTACAAAGTAGTAGGATGTATATTTTTTCTTGTTGAATTTGGGAAGTTTTTGGTgggatttataataaaaaaatggttCAATTGGCAAGATAAACATAAACCACGGTATGTGGATGATTTGAGTCCTCAAAAGGAGGACTTTTTGCAGCCATTTGAAGAGAAGTTGAAACAATTAGAAGAGTTGGTGTTAGTGCTTTCTAGCAAACCTTCTAAAATTCCTCAAGAGAAAGATGAAATTCTTGTTGAATCTTTGAATCGTATAAGGTCAATGGAGTATGACTTgcaaaagacaaagaaa GCCTTATTTGCTACGGCTTCAAAACAGATGGAGCTTGAGGAATCACTCGAGACTTTACGAGAGGGTGCCATAACA ATCTAcccaattatagtaatgttatccAAATACAAAGCAACTTTCACTTCTATGACTCGCTAG
- the LOC111885577 gene encoding phosphatidylinositol/phosphatidylcholine transfer protein SFH9 isoform X2, translated as MPVRYDLGKFEEEKRRIRVRCLKKKALVASSRLSNSLRKRRVSNCQFAHISIDDVRDEEEEKAVNAFRQVLIEKDLLPFCHDDYHTLLRFLKARKFDLHKAVNMWADMLNWRKEYGADSITQDFIYEEYEEVQGYYPHGYHGVDKEGRPVYIERLGKVEPSKLMSVTTVERFLRYHVQGFEKAFAEKFPACSVSARRHIDSFTTILDVHGMNWMSFGKVANDLVMRMQKIDGDNYPETLHQMFIVNAGSGFKLLWNTAKGFLDPRTTAKINVLGNKYQNKLLEVIDSSQLPDFLGGTCSCPNEGGCLRSDKGPWHDLELMKVVNNGDLRRSCSYYEDVDLEVKSIVSETPSSKFSDDLVSNSGFDRSTSLSHKDYINNLVSNSPRFERIVSSTQIDIVPSTDDLIQRRSIKNVVDFTYKVVGCIFFLVEFGKFLVGFIIKKWFNWQDKHKPRYVDDLSPQKEDFLQPFEEKLKQLEELVLVLSSKPSKIPQEKDEILVESLNRIRSMEYDLQKTKKALFATASKQMELEESLETLREGAITIYPIIVMLSKYKATFTSMTR; from the exons ATGCCAG TAAGATATGATTTGGGGAAATTTgaggaagagaagagaaggattaGGGTTCGATGTTTGAAGAAAAAAGCTCTGGTTGCTTCATCAAGGTTGTCAAACTCCCTCAGAAAACGACGGGTTTCTAATTGCCAATTTGCACACATTTCGATTGATGATGTTCGAGATGAGGAGGAAGAGAAGGCCGTTAATGCATTCCGGCAGGTCTTGATTGAGAAAGATTTGCTTCCATTTTGTCATGATGATTACCACACTTTATTGAG ATTCTTGAAGGCAAGAAAGTTTGACCTTCATAAAGCAGTCAACATGTGGGCAGATATGCTCAACTGGCGAAAAGAATATGGTGCAGACTCCATCACACAG GATTTCATTTATGAAGAGTATGAAGAGGTTCAAGGGTATTATCCTCATGGTTATCATGGTGTGGATAAAGAGGGAAGGCCTGTTTATATTGAAAGACTTGGAAAAGTGGAACCGAGTAAGCTTATGAGTGTGACAACAGTGGAAAGGTTTTTAAGGTATCATGTACAAGGCTTTGAGAAAGCTTTTGCTGAAAAATTTCCAGCATGTTCTGTTTCAGCAAGAAGACATATCGATTCTTTCACCACAATATTGGATGTTCATGGCATG AACTGGATGAGTTTTGGAAAAGTTGCAAATGATTTGGTCATGCGTATGCAGAAAATAGATGGTGACAACTATCCTGAG ACATTGCATCAGATGTTCATAGTAAATGCTGGGAGTGGATTTAAATTACTATGGAATACAGCAAAAGGGTTTCTTGATCCAAGAACAACAGCAAAAATAAAC GTTCTTGGTAATAAATATCAGAATAAGTTGTTGGAAGTTATAGACTCAAG TCAATTACCCGATTTTCTTGGTGGGACATGTTCATGTCCAAATGAAGGTGGATGTCTTAGGTCAGATAAAGGACCTTGGCATGATTTAGAACTCATGAAG GTGGTCAACAATGGAGATTTGAGGAGAAGTTGTAGCTATTATGAGGATGTTGACTTAGAGGTCAAGTCAATTGTTTCAGAG ACACCAAGCAGTAAATTTTCAGATGATTTAGTATCTAATTCAGGATTCGATAGATCAACGTCTCTTAGCCACAAG GACTATATAAATAATCTTGTATCTAATAGCCCTAGATTTGAACGGATAGTTTCTAGTACTCAGATCGACATTGTTCCTTCAA CAGATGATTTGATACAAAGAAGAAGCATTAAAAATGTGGTTGATTTCACTTACAAAGTAGTAGGATGTATATTTTTTCTTGTTGAATTTGGGAAGTTTTTGGTgggatttataataaaaaaatggttCAATTGGCAAGATAAACATAAACCACGGTATGTGGATGATTTGAGTCCTCAAAAGGAGGACTTTTTGCAGCCATTTGAAGAGAAGTTGAAACAATTAGAAGAGTTGGTGTTAGTGCTTTCTAGCAAACCTTCTAAAATTCCTCAAGAGAAAGATGAAATTCTTGTTGAATCTTTGAATCGTATAAGGTCAATGGAGTATGACTTgcaaaagacaaagaaa GCCTTATTTGCTACGGCTTCAAAACAGATGGAGCTTGAGGAATCACTCGAGACTTTACGAGAGGGTGCCATAACA ATCTAcccaattatagtaatgttatccAAATACAAAGCAACTTTCACTTCTATGACTCGCTAG